From the genome of Nocardia sp. NBC_01503, one region includes:
- a CDS encoding WXG100-like domain-containing protein, whose protein sequence is MIEIPHDLRWLGWLVGVDPPEGDEDLLFAIGDAWNVAAKSISAQVDPLAAVRRQATGAYHAGDGAATIAELFGGLLEGDGSLAVLARDFDEIGNAAFDFGTTVQEQKLMMIISYALLAVEITWAWMFPPTAPALEAAAVSGTRSSLRALEDATVEKIVQTILKASGEVGRKAWLKLVVKNLSTYAVKGVVSSTQSVILDVAVQGGQLAGGSRRHFDGNEVALSFGSSFLGGMVGRAAGHWGGIAFDASIGRATNRLSGAAAGVFRGMAIGAIGGEVSTLGGALATAMNSGDWQGAFSGTGFAASMAGGAFRGGVAGGARGLFQLNRVPRGPSSTGFLRHFQVDAEGNVYTPASRAEAAGAPRARPGLSRPEPVARPEPGPAVGFEEQQRRSRELDRQDAANLRDYHRQLRDFHRELREGQPRLRATPTPPVENQPRARALGEPAGTASADRQPPWASRMSGRAEAFAARSDSAQRVATEAQAAADVAQGRATVQQDRATAAERAARTAEPAVARTRQRLDEAQTRLTAEREAADPDPNRVRVAEQRVTGADEAHSGAVRELAAARELAAHTQARADDLQSRADRSQRDADGAQSRADDLRMVRVSREAINHAADVEGRAGPKNFTANTWWEKALLRSESIGKEYGTGGPGTEMYQSKGTDLRGKTRAKVDKHRNPEIDPYAAPTAPDPERWGEPPLSPIDPLPPGSPGPIGPVLPPVLPPPGHHHRHHHHHHHPGRPPRGTPR, encoded by the coding sequence GTGATCGAGATCCCGCACGACCTGAGGTGGCTGGGCTGGCTGGTCGGGGTCGACCCGCCGGAGGGCGATGAGGATCTGCTGTTCGCGATCGGCGATGCCTGGAACGTGGCGGCGAAATCGATTTCGGCCCAGGTGGATCCGCTGGCGGCGGTGCGGCGGCAGGCGACCGGGGCGTATCACGCCGGTGACGGCGCCGCGACCATCGCCGAGCTCTTCGGCGGCCTGCTGGAGGGTGACGGTTCACTCGCCGTCCTGGCGCGTGACTTCGACGAGATCGGCAATGCCGCTTTCGATTTCGGCACCACCGTGCAGGAACAGAAGTTGATGATGATCATCTCCTACGCTCTGCTGGCGGTGGAGATCACGTGGGCGTGGATGTTTCCGCCGACCGCGCCCGCGCTGGAGGCGGCGGCGGTGAGCGGAACCCGTTCCAGCCTGCGGGCTTTGGAGGACGCGACGGTCGAGAAGATCGTGCAGACGATCTTGAAGGCTTCGGGTGAGGTAGGTCGGAAGGCTTGGCTGAAGCTGGTGGTCAAGAACCTGTCCACCTATGCGGTGAAGGGTGTGGTGTCGAGTACGCAGTCGGTGATTCTGGACGTGGCCGTGCAGGGCGGGCAGCTGGCAGGGGGGAGTCGGCGGCACTTCGACGGCAATGAGGTGGCGCTGTCGTTCGGTTCGTCCTTTCTCGGCGGCATGGTGGGCCGGGCCGCCGGGCATTGGGGCGGAATCGCTTTCGACGCGTCGATCGGACGGGCCACCAATCGGCTGAGTGGTGCGGCGGCCGGTGTGTTCCGCGGGATGGCGATCGGCGCGATCGGCGGTGAGGTGAGCACGCTCGGCGGCGCGCTGGCCACCGCGATGAACAGCGGGGATTGGCAGGGTGCGTTCAGCGGTACGGGTTTCGCCGCCTCGATGGCGGGTGGCGCGTTTCGCGGCGGAGTGGCGGGCGGTGCCCGTGGCCTGTTCCAGTTGAACCGAGTGCCGCGTGGTCCGTCGAGTACCGGTTTTCTCCGGCACTTCCAGGTGGATGCCGAGGGGAATGTGTACACCCCGGCGAGTCGGGCCGAGGCGGCGGGCGCTCCGCGGGCCAGGCCCGGGCTGTCCCGGCCGGAACCGGTGGCCCGGCCGGAGCCCGGCCCCGCGGTCGGGTTCGAGGAGCAGCAGCGCAGGTCGCGCGAGCTCGATCGGCAGGACGCCGCCAATCTGCGCGATTACCACCGGCAGCTGCGTGATTTCCACCGCGAGCTGCGCGAGGGGCAGCCCCGATTACGAGCGACCCCGACGCCCCCGGTGGAGAATCAGCCACGCGCTCGCGCGCTCGGCGAACCAGCGGGAACGGCCTCCGCCGACCGGCAGCCGCCCTGGGCCTCGCGCATGTCCGGGCGTGCGGAAGCCTTCGCGGCCCGGTCGGATTCGGCACAGCGGGTGGCCACCGAAGCGCAGGCCGCGGCCGATGTCGCCCAGGGGCGGGCCACGGTGCAGCAGGATCGCGCCACCGCGGCCGAGCGCGCGGCCCGGACGGCGGAGCCGGCGGTGGCGCGGACGCGACAGCGGCTGGACGAGGCGCAGACGCGGTTGACCGCGGAGCGGGAGGCCGCCGACCCGGACCCGAATCGGGTCCGGGTGGCCGAACAACGGGTAACCGGTGCGGACGAGGCGCATAGCGGCGCCGTGCGGGAATTGGCGGCCGCTCGCGAGCTGGCCGCCCACACCCAGGCGCGAGCCGACGATCTGCAATCGCGCGCCGACCGGAGCCAGCGCGATGCCGACGGTGCCCAGAGTCGCGCCGACGACCTCCGAATGGTGCGGGTCAGCCGCGAGGCGATCAACCACGCGGCTGATGTGGAGGGCCGTGCGGGGCCCAAGAACTTCACCGCGAACACGTGGTGGGAGAAGGCGCTGCTGCGTAGCGAATCGATCGGAAAGGAGTATGGCACAGGCGGTCCGGGGACGGAGATGTATCAGAGCAAGGGCACCGACCTGCGCGGCAAGACCCGCGCCAAGGTCGACAAGCACCGGAATCCGGAGATCGATCCATACGCCGCGCCCACCGCGCCGGATCCGGAGCGGTGGGGTGAACCGCCGCTGTCGCCGATCGATCCGCTGCCGCCCGGGTCACCCGGGCCGATCGGCCCGGTACTGCCCCCGGTGCTCCCGCCGCCCGGGCATCACCACCGTCACCACCACCACCATCACCACCCGGGCCGGCCGCCGCGCGGAACCCCGCGTTAA
- the eccCa gene encoding type VII secretion protein EccCa — protein sequence MSTQGFIRLARIAPPRSPGGEVVLNAPPEITAPVPAPLWQRLLPLVMVVAMVGMMGLMFTMSGKSMLTNPLTMMYPMMMLMSMVGMFAGRSGGGGKKAAELNEERKDYFRYLEQLRRDVRGTGTAQRDALAWSHPHPVDLHALIGTRRMWERRPGDPDFGHVRIGIGSHRIATKLARPETGPLEDLEPVATVALRRFVRTHSVVHGLPTAISLRAFPAVNIEGPREHSRALVRSMVMELATFHGPDNLIFAIVTAEPENEAWRWTKWLPHLQHPRDTDGIGAARMLYESLSELENALSEELLERGRFLRNAPPTPGRLHVVVVIDDGYVSGSERIISDAGLDSVTVLDLTAPQTGLAVRRGLQLVVEEKVIGARTGGSVENFAGPDRLSPEVAATFARGMSRYRIATTAQIVNLGEEVSGDPGLMALLKIPDAATIDPDAVWRSRSARERLRVPIGITPDGTPVEIDIKESAENGMGPHGLCIGATGSGKSEFLRTLVLSMVTTHSPDLLNLVLVDFKGGATFLGLDPLPHVSAVITNLEEELSMVDRMRDALAGELTRRQELLRAAGNFANVTEYEKARTNGAALDPLPALFIIVDEFSELLSQKPDFAELFVMIGRLGRSLRVHLLLASQRLEENRLRGLDSHLSYRIGLRTFSAGESRQVLGITDAYHLPGQPGAGYLKSDASDPLRFNATYVSGPYVPPVARTAAGAQTTAAAGSVDFFTASAVAARAVPRTPREVTLPDLDELLGATPPAGPERSLLQVVVEQLTGHGRPAHEVWLPPLDISPSVDMLLPEQDWRSEGNRTGNLWLPIGIIDKPYEQRRDVLTIDLAGGQGNVAVVGGPQSGKSTTLRTIIMAAATTHTPEQVQFYCLDFGGGTLSTLNGLPHVGSTAGRLEGDRARRTVAELSMLLRQREARFLELGIENMRDFRRLKAGLAELPDAERAAHPLAADLFGDVFLVIDGWAAFREEFELVEPQVHVLAARGLSYGIHLMLGANRWAEIKPAVKDQIGTRLELRLGDPSDSEMDRRAAVGVPINRPGRGMTPDKLHMLIALPRLDTAVDPHTLADGVIAAKEAMTELYGDRRAPAVRMLPLELPREQVLETARAQSMRLDNRRILLGLSESELQPMVFDFEEQPHLLVFADVGCGKTTLLRNIAQGIVENSHPNDARIILVDYRRTMLGAIEGPHLAGYSTSAQTSVPTLKEVAGFVSQRIPGSDITPAQLRERSWWTGPEVYVIVDDYDMVASNNPLLPLVDLLPQARDVGLHVIIARRAGGASRALYDNVLGPLKDMSVGAILMSTPKDEGILLNDVRPAQYPPGRGMLVSRTHGRELIQIAQLPPL from the coding sequence ATGAGTACGCAGGGTTTCATCCGGCTGGCCCGGATCGCGCCACCCCGGTCGCCGGGCGGCGAGGTGGTCCTCAACGCACCACCCGAGATCACCGCGCCGGTGCCCGCCCCACTGTGGCAGCGACTCCTGCCGCTGGTCATGGTCGTCGCCATGGTCGGGATGATGGGGCTGATGTTCACCATGAGCGGCAAATCGATGCTCACCAATCCGCTCACCATGATGTATCCGATGATGATGCTGATGTCGATGGTCGGCATGTTCGCGGGCCGCAGCGGAGGCGGTGGCAAGAAGGCCGCCGAACTCAACGAGGAACGCAAGGACTACTTCCGTTACCTCGAACAGTTGCGCCGCGACGTCCGCGGCACCGGCACCGCCCAGCGCGACGCGCTCGCCTGGAGCCATCCGCACCCGGTGGACCTGCACGCCCTCATCGGTACCCGGCGCATGTGGGAACGCCGCCCCGGCGACCCCGACTTCGGACACGTCCGCATCGGCATCGGCAGCCACCGCATCGCCACCAAACTCGCCCGGCCCGAGACCGGTCCGCTGGAGGACCTCGAACCCGTTGCGACGGTGGCGCTGCGGCGCTTCGTCCGCACCCACTCGGTGGTGCACGGACTGCCGACCGCCATCTCGCTGCGCGCCTTCCCCGCGGTCAATATCGAGGGCCCGCGCGAACACAGCCGGGCCCTGGTGCGGTCGATGGTGATGGAGCTGGCCACCTTCCACGGCCCGGACAACCTGATCTTCGCCATCGTCACCGCCGAACCCGAGAACGAAGCCTGGCGATGGACCAAATGGCTTCCGCACCTGCAACATCCACGCGATACCGATGGCATCGGCGCGGCCCGAATGCTGTATGAATCCCTCTCCGAATTGGAGAACGCGCTCTCGGAGGAACTACTCGAACGCGGCCGGTTCCTGCGCAATGCCCCACCGACCCCCGGGCGGCTGCACGTGGTGGTGGTGATCGACGACGGCTATGTCAGCGGCTCCGAACGCATAATCAGCGATGCCGGACTGGATTCGGTGACCGTACTGGACCTGACCGCCCCGCAGACCGGACTGGCGGTCCGCCGCGGCCTGCAACTGGTGGTCGAGGAGAAGGTGATCGGCGCGCGCACCGGCGGCTCGGTGGAGAATTTCGCCGGACCGGACCGATTGAGCCCGGAGGTGGCGGCGACCTTCGCGCGCGGCATGTCGCGCTACCGGATCGCCACCACCGCTCAGATCGTGAACCTCGGCGAGGAGGTCAGCGGCGACCCCGGGTTGATGGCCCTGCTGAAGATCCCGGACGCGGCCACCATCGATCCGGACGCGGTGTGGCGCAGTCGCTCCGCCCGGGAACGGCTGCGGGTGCCGATCGGCATCACCCCGGACGGCACCCCCGTCGAGATCGATATCAAGGAATCCGCCGAGAACGGCATGGGACCGCACGGCCTGTGCATCGGCGCGACAGGTTCGGGCAAATCGGAGTTCCTGCGTACCCTCGTGCTGTCCATGGTGACCACGCATTCACCGGATCTGCTGAACCTGGTCCTGGTCGACTTCAAAGGTGGCGCGACCTTTCTCGGATTGGACCCGCTGCCACACGTCTCCGCGGTCATCACCAACCTCGAGGAAGAACTCTCGATGGTGGACCGCATGCGTGACGCCCTCGCCGGTGAACTCACCCGGCGACAGGAATTGTTGCGCGCCGCCGGAAACTTCGCCAATGTCACCGAGTACGAGAAGGCCCGCACCAATGGCGCGGCGCTCGACCCGCTGCCCGCGCTTTTCATCATTGTCGACGAATTCTCCGAATTGCTCTCGCAGAAACCGGATTTCGCGGAACTCTTCGTCATGATCGGCCGATTGGGCCGCTCGCTGCGGGTACATCTGCTGCTGGCATCGCAGCGATTGGAGGAGAACCGGCTGCGGGGGCTGGACTCGCACCTGTCCTACCGCATCGGCCTGCGCACCTTCTCCGCCGGCGAATCCCGGCAGGTGCTGGGCATCACCGACGCCTATCATCTGCCGGGGCAGCCGGGCGCCGGTTACCTCAAGAGCGATGCGTCGGACCCGTTGCGATTCAACGCGACCTACGTCTCGGGGCCCTATGTGCCGCCGGTGGCCAGGACCGCCGCCGGTGCTCAGACCACCGCGGCGGCCGGTTCGGTGGACTTCTTCACCGCCTCGGCCGTAGCCGCCCGCGCGGTGCCGCGCACACCACGGGAGGTGACGCTGCCCGATCTGGACGAACTGCTGGGCGCCACACCGCCCGCCGGACCCGAACGCTCACTGCTACAGGTCGTGGTCGAGCAGTTGACCGGTCACGGCCGACCGGCCCACGAGGTCTGGTTGCCGCCACTGGACATCTCACCGTCGGTGGATATGCTGTTGCCAGAACAGGATTGGCGATCCGAAGGCAACCGCACCGGCAACCTGTGGCTGCCGATCGGCATTATCGACAAACCCTACGAGCAGCGGCGCGACGTCCTCACCATCGATTTGGCGGGCGGGCAGGGCAATGTCGCCGTCGTCGGCGGACCGCAATCCGGCAAGTCCACCACCCTGCGCACCATCATCATGGCCGCCGCCACCACCCACACCCCCGAACAGGTGCAGTTCTATTGCCTGGACTTCGGTGGCGGCACCCTCTCGACCCTCAATGGCCTGCCGCACGTCGGTTCGACCGCCGGACGCCTCGAAGGCGACCGCGCGCGGCGCACCGTCGCCGAACTGAGCATGCTGTTGCGCCAGCGCGAGGCCCGCTTCCTCGAACTCGGTATCGAGAATATGCGCGACTTCCGCAGGCTCAAGGCCGGTCTCGCGGAACTGCCCGACGCCGAGCGCGCCGCGCATCCGCTCGCCGCGGATCTGTTCGGCGACGTCTTCCTGGTCATCGACGGCTGGGCGGCGTTCCGGGAGGAGTTCGAACTCGTCGAGCCCCAGGTGCATGTGCTGGCCGCGCGCGGGCTCTCCTACGGTATCCACCTGATGCTCGGCGCCAACCGCTGGGCCGAGATCAAACCCGCGGTCAAGGATCAGATCGGCACACGGCTCGAACTGCGCCTGGGCGATCCTTCCGACTCGGAGATGGATCGCCGTGCGGCGGTGGGGGTTCCGATCAACCGGCCGGGCCGCGGTATGACCCCGGACAAACTGCATATGCTCATCGCCCTCCCCCGCCTCGACACCGCCGTGGACCCGCATACCCTCGCCGACGGCGTCATCGCGGCCAAGGAGGCGATGACCGAGCTGTACGGTGACCGGCGCGCACCCGCGGTCCGCATGCTGCCCCTGGAACTGCCCCGCGAACAGGTACTGGAAACCGCACGCGCGCAGAGCATGCGACTGGACAATAGGCGAATCCTGCTCGGACTCAGCGAATCCGAACTACAGCCGATGGTCTTCGACTTCGAGGAGCAGCCGCACCTGCTGGTATTCGCCGACGTCGGCTGCGGCAAGACCACGCTGCTGCGCAATATCGCGCAGGGCATCGTGGAGAACTCGCACCCGAACGACGCCCGCATCATCCTGGTCGACTACCGGCGCACCATGCTCGGCGCGATCGAGGGACCGCATCTGGCCGGATACTCGACCTCCGCGCAGACCTCGGTACCGACGCTGAAAGAGGTGGCGGGCTTCGTATCCCAGCGCATACCGGGGTCCGATATCACCCCGGCGCAATTGCGTGAGCGCAGCTGGTGGACCGGACCTGAGGTGTACGTGATCGTCGACGACTACGACATGGTGGCCTCGAACAATCCGCTACTGCCGCTGGTGGATCTGCTGCCGCAGGCCCGTGATGTCGGGCTGCACGTGATCATCGCCCGGCGCGCGGGTGGCGCGTCGCGAGCCCTCTACGACAATGTGCTCGGCCCGTTGAAGGACATGTCGGTGGGGGCGATCTTGATGAGCACACCCAAGGATGAGGGCATCCTGCTCAATGATGTGCGGCCCGCCCAGTATCCACCGGGACGCGGGATGCTCGTCTCGCGTACGCACGGGCGCGAACTCATCCAGATCGCACAGCTGCCACCGCTATGA